One stretch of Variovorax sp. 54 DNA includes these proteins:
- a CDS encoding TonB-dependent siderophore receptor, producing the protein MTDRPSVLPTSRDAAHRPRLAVRAVQRALCALGLATVGLAALPAHAADAVAAPARKAYRVPAGPLGPALLSFAGQGGFNLSFGLARTRGLSTPGLTGEFSAEEGLGRLLEGSGLRARRLTSGDFTLDATPVPVAATSAVESAPAADALPAVTVTARTQSNLMAPTRQVTVLEREELDSLRQGSDSVATLLSKVVPGMADSSHTITDFGQTLRGRNMLVLVDGIPLNTNRDSSRNLANINPADVEQIEVLRGSSAIYGSGAAGGIVSIRTRQPSGEARAETTVTGVLPLSRPGGAGLGAEVQHYLSGGGEVFDYAVSLGARRVGGSYDARGDRIAPEPSQGDLFDSNIYNASAKIGYRIDADQRLQLSASHYDAKQDTDYASDPSVAKLPASSVAARPLKGLQLDKQNRVTNSLLGLDYTNRDIAGSTLAAQLYYRDFFTRFAPFDARGVVARGSSVDQVMQNSRVYGGRLTVKTPFGADKKTQLTWGADFNQERTDMPLDVFDPKLYDASRGLSFQRTGTLIFMPPITTRSLGAFGQLQHRFNDQWSVEGGARYDKASARFDSFTPLSQLRARNPAQVTGGTVDYGAWTYNAGVVFNPSKQHDIYASYSQGFELPDIGLQVRNATPSFNIRSSDLQPVKTDTLELGWRGRFDNAVANLSVFQSQSALGAVQSSFNGLVMTRTKERIHGIEGAFDYAGSGDRWGAGGSFTWMKGRELPQGGTRYQDMWGYRIPPLKLTAYVEYKPSARWSHRLQAVSYGSKDYRLDGVNSFGRREVSGYTTVDLISRFKIDEKNNVVIGVENLFNRRYFPLYSQLLRNSNNTSRLPAAGAVLKVSYSHRW; encoded by the coding sequence CCTGGCCACCGTCGGGCTGGCCGCGTTGCCGGCCCATGCGGCCGATGCCGTGGCGGCTCCGGCGCGCAAGGCCTACCGCGTGCCGGCCGGTCCGCTCGGGCCGGCGCTGCTGAGCTTCGCGGGGCAGGGCGGTTTCAATCTCAGCTTCGGCCTGGCCCGCACGCGCGGGCTGAGCACGCCGGGCCTGACCGGCGAGTTCTCCGCCGAAGAAGGGCTCGGCCGGCTGCTGGAAGGCAGCGGCTTGCGCGCACGGCGGCTGACCAGCGGCGACTTCACGCTGGATGCGACGCCGGTCCCCGTCGCCGCCACGTCGGCCGTTGAATCCGCACCGGCTGCCGACGCGCTGCCTGCCGTCACCGTGACCGCGCGCACGCAGAGCAACCTCATGGCGCCGACGCGGCAGGTCACGGTGCTCGAGCGCGAAGAGCTCGACAGCTTGCGGCAAGGCTCCGACAGCGTCGCCACGCTGCTGAGCAAGGTCGTGCCCGGCATGGCCGATTCGAGCCACACCATCACCGACTTCGGCCAGACCCTGCGCGGACGCAACATGCTCGTGCTGGTCGACGGCATTCCGCTCAACACCAACCGCGATTCGTCGCGCAACCTGGCCAACATCAACCCCGCCGACGTCGAGCAGATCGAAGTGCTGCGCGGCAGCAGCGCCATCTACGGCAGCGGCGCGGCCGGCGGCATCGTGTCGATCCGCACGCGCCAGCCCAGCGGCGAGGCGCGCGCAGAGACCACCGTCACCGGCGTGCTGCCGCTGTCGCGACCGGGCGGGGCGGGGCTCGGCGCCGAGGTGCAGCACTACCTCTCGGGCGGCGGCGAGGTCTTCGACTATGCGGTGAGCCTGGGCGCGCGGCGCGTGGGCGGCTCGTACGACGCACGCGGCGACCGCATTGCGCCCGAGCCCAGCCAGGGCGACCTGTTCGACTCGAACATCTACAACGCCTCGGCGAAGATCGGCTACCGCATCGACGCCGACCAGCGGCTGCAGCTGTCGGCGAGCCACTACGATGCCAAGCAGGACACCGACTACGCCTCCGACCCGTCGGTGGCCAAGCTGCCCGCGAGCAGCGTCGCGGCGCGCCCGCTCAAGGGCCTGCAGCTCGACAAGCAGAACCGCGTGACCAACAGCCTGCTCGGCCTGGACTACACGAACCGCGACATCGCCGGCAGCACGCTGGCCGCGCAGCTGTACTACCGCGACTTCTTCACCCGCTTCGCGCCCTTCGATGCGCGCGGTGTCGTGGCCCGCGGCTCGAGCGTCGACCAGGTGATGCAGAACTCGCGCGTGTACGGCGGCCGGCTGACGGTCAAGACGCCCTTCGGTGCCGACAAGAAAACGCAGCTCACCTGGGGCGCCGACTTCAACCAGGAGCGCACCGACATGCCGCTGGACGTGTTCGACCCGAAGCTCTACGACGCCAGCCGCGGCCTGAGCTTCCAGCGCACCGGCACGCTGATCTTCATGCCGCCGATCACCACGCGCAGCCTGGGCGCCTTCGGCCAGCTGCAGCACCGCTTCAACGACCAGTGGTCGGTCGAGGGCGGGGCACGTTACGACAAGGCCAGCGCGCGTTTCGACAGCTTCACGCCGCTGTCGCAGCTGCGCGCGCGCAATCCCGCGCAGGTGACGGGCGGCACGGTGGACTACGGTGCCTGGACCTACAACGCCGGCGTGGTGTTCAACCCCAGCAAGCAGCACGACATCTACGCCTCGTACAGCCAGGGCTTCGAGCTGCCCGACATCGGCCTGCAGGTGCGCAACGCGACCCCGAGCTTCAACATCCGCAGCTCCGACCTGCAGCCGGTGAAGACCGACACGCTGGAGCTGGGCTGGCGCGGCCGCTTCGACAACGCGGTGGCCAACCTCAGCGTGTTCCAGTCGCAATCGGCGCTGGGCGCGGTGCAGAGCTCGTTCAACGGCCTGGTCATGACGCGCACCAAGGAGCGCATTCACGGCATCGAAGGCGCCTTCGACTACGCCGGCAGCGGCGATCGCTGGGGCGCGGGCGGCTCCTTCACCTGGATGAAGGGCCGCGAGCTGCCGCAGGGCGGCACGCGCTACCAGGACATGTGGGGCTACCGCATCCCGCCGCTCAAGCTGACCGCGTATGTGGAGTACAAGCCCAGCGCGCGCTGGAGCCACCGGCTGCAGGCTGTGTCGTACGGCTCGAAGGACTACCGGCTCGACGGCGTGAACAGCTTCGGGCGCCGCGAGGTCAGCGGCTACACCACGGTCGACCTCATCAGCCGCTTCAAGATCGACGAGAAGAACAACGTCGTCATCGGCGTGGAGAACCTGTTCAACCGCCGCTACTTCCCGCTGTACAGCCAGCTGCTGCGCAACAGCAACAACACGAGCCGGCTGCCGGCCGCGGGCGCGGTGCTCAAGGTGAGCTACTCGCATCGTTGGTAG
- the mrdA gene encoding penicillin-binding protein 2: MNEIRNAAAELALFRRRVVVVGCAVLFGFGLIGARLVFLQVVRHDELSVRAESNRTAIVPVVPNRGQILDRNGVVLASNYAAYTLEITPSKVGDLDAVIDELGGLVDVTPRDRRRFQRLREDSRSFDSVPIRSRLSDEEVARFAAQRYRFPGVEIKARLFRTYPHGEVGAHVIGYIGRINQREKTAMDDWEEDERANYRGTDYIGKVGIEQRYEAALHGQTGVEQMETSAGGHAVRRLARHPATPGQTVVLSIDIKLQKLVEDMFGERRGALVAIDPKTGEVLAFVSKPTFDPNLFVEGIDTESWKALTESPDNPLLNRALRGTYPPGSIYKPFMAMAALQTGKRTADKVENDPGFYNFGGRMFRSHRGGLGGVDMHRAIQLSSNTYFYSLANEMGVDLIHDFMAPLGFGQLTGIDLQGESRGVLPSKAWKRAAYRRADMKTWHPGETISLGIGQGYNNFTMLQMASANATLANGGVRYQPHLVREIRDTVTGKVVRQVQPPAQDLGYARKHVDVVRDAMVAVTKGGTGTRVFAGAAYTSGGKTGTAQAVSLGPKARASGKALDARQRDHALYMAFAPAKDPSISVAAIVENAGFGAAHAAPIVRRVFDYWIADQYPNDADMAAVQVGKAGAPIGKPLVASEVLMLEEDAAAGEASVL; this comes from the coding sequence ATGAATGAAATCCGCAATGCCGCCGCCGAGCTCGCTCTTTTTCGCCGCCGTGTGGTGGTGGTCGGCTGCGCGGTCCTGTTCGGATTCGGACTGATCGGCGCGCGGCTGGTCTTCCTGCAGGTGGTGCGCCACGACGAGCTGTCGGTGCGGGCCGAGAGCAACCGCACGGCGATCGTTCCGGTGGTGCCCAACCGCGGGCAGATCCTGGACCGCAACGGCGTGGTGCTGGCGTCCAACTACGCCGCCTATACGCTGGAGATCACGCCGTCGAAGGTGGGCGACCTCGATGCCGTCATCGACGAACTGGGCGGGCTGGTCGACGTGACGCCCAGGGACCGTCGTCGCTTCCAGCGCCTGCGCGAAGATTCGCGCAGCTTCGACTCCGTTCCCATCCGCAGCCGCCTGAGCGATGAAGAGGTGGCCCGCTTTGCGGCGCAGCGCTACCGCTTCCCCGGTGTGGAAATCAAGGCGCGGCTGTTTCGCACCTATCCGCATGGCGAGGTGGGCGCGCACGTGATCGGCTACATCGGCCGCATCAACCAGCGCGAGAAAACCGCGATGGACGATTGGGAAGAAGACGAGCGCGCCAACTACCGGGGCACCGACTACATCGGCAAGGTCGGCATCGAGCAGCGCTACGAAGCGGCGCTGCATGGCCAGACCGGCGTGGAGCAGATGGAAACCTCGGCAGGCGGGCACGCGGTCCGCCGCCTGGCCCGTCATCCGGCCACGCCCGGCCAGACGGTGGTGCTGTCGATCGACATCAAGCTGCAGAAGCTGGTGGAAGACATGTTCGGCGAGCGCCGGGGCGCGCTGGTCGCCATCGACCCGAAGACCGGCGAGGTGCTGGCCTTCGTGAGCAAGCCCACCTTCGACCCCAACCTGTTCGTCGAGGGCATCGACACCGAAAGCTGGAAGGCGTTGACCGAGTCGCCCGACAACCCGCTGCTGAACCGCGCGCTGCGCGGCACCTATCCGCCCGGCTCCATCTACAAGCCCTTCATGGCGATGGCGGCGTTGCAGACCGGAAAGCGCACGGCCGACAAGGTGGAGAACGATCCGGGTTTCTACAACTTCGGCGGGCGCATGTTCCGCAGCCATCGGGGCGGACTGGGCGGCGTCGACATGCACCGCGCCATCCAGCTGTCGAGCAACACGTATTTCTATTCGCTGGCCAACGAGATGGGCGTCGACCTGATCCACGACTTCATGGCACCCCTGGGCTTCGGACAGCTCACCGGCATCGACCTGCAGGGCGAGTCGCGCGGCGTGCTGCCGAGCAAGGCCTGGAAGCGCGCGGCCTACCGGCGCGCCGACATGAAGACCTGGCACCCGGGCGAGACGATTTCACTGGGCATCGGGCAGGGCTACAACAACTTCACGATGCTGCAGATGGCCTCGGCCAATGCCACGTTGGCGAACGGTGGCGTGCGCTACCAGCCGCACCTGGTGCGAGAGATCCGCGACACGGTGACCGGAAAAGTGGTGCGGCAGGTTCAACCCCCGGCCCAGGACCTGGGCTATGCGCGCAAGCACGTCGACGTGGTGCGCGACGCGATGGTGGCCGTAACGAAGGGCGGCACCGGCACGCGCGTGTTTGCCGGCGCCGCCTACACCTCGGGCGGCAAGACGGGCACCGCACAGGCGGTGAGCCTGGGGCCGAAGGCGCGTGCGAGCGGCAAGGCACTGGATGCGCGCCAGCGCGATCACGCGCTGTACATGGCATTTGCCCCGGCCAAAGACCCGAGCATCTCGGTGGCGGCGATCGTCGAGAACGCGGGCTTCGGCGCGGCGCATGCGGCGCCGATCGTGCGGCGGGTGTTCGACTACTGGATTGCGGACCAGTACCCGAACGATGCGGACATGGCCGCGGTCCAGGTGGGGAAGGCCGGGGCGCCCATCGGCAAGCCGTTGGTGGCGAGTGAGGTGTTGATGCTGGAGGAGGATGCGGCGGCTGGTGAAGCTTCGGTGCTTTGA
- a CDS encoding amidohydrolase family protein, producing MHTTKRDFTRFVGALMVAATGAPALVGSASVSARTARAPASTGIRRGSYLIRNGAVITVDRSKGVLPRADVWVRNGVIEKIGRGLSAPAGTEIIDATDMIVMPGFVNSHYHMWSAIGRSFTARDGGFSYYPAKNATSTLYTPDDFYNSVMLGCAELANGGTTTVHNWSHNTRSPAHADAELRAHQHALLRARYAYGHVDKMPADELNRYDDLARVRREWFGERSPFDGLVHLGLNLRGPQQSTDAVFHEEMKAAKASGLPVAIHAPQEAPNNVDAVDYERRGYLGPDFMLAHYVPASTADLAAMARTKTPLSFATHSELRLSSTGDARAALFAMRSAGLTISLSSDATSIAPPDMFEAMRFTWNLGVPWAGTPSAQSKAIGVPEAIEMATLNGAIAMGLGDVTGSITEGKRADLILVRTQDLNMGPVGDPETAIVQSGSAANVDTVMVDGRIVKRNGRLLAYDTRGIMRRARQSADRIRAAASEALKP from the coding sequence ATGCACACAACCAAAAGAGACTTCACCCGTTTTGTAGGGGCGCTGATGGTCGCCGCCACCGGTGCGCCAGCGCTCGTCGGCTCGGCGTCGGTGTCGGCCCGCACTGCGCGCGCGCCGGCATCAACAGGCATCCGCCGCGGCAGCTACCTGATCCGCAATGGCGCGGTCATCACGGTCGACCGCAGCAAGGGCGTGCTGCCGCGCGCCGACGTGTGGGTCCGCAACGGCGTGATCGAGAAGATCGGACGCGGCCTGAGCGCACCGGCTGGCACGGAGATCATCGATGCGACCGACATGATCGTCATGCCGGGCTTCGTCAATTCGCACTATCACATGTGGAGCGCCATCGGCCGCAGCTTCACCGCGCGCGACGGCGGCTTCTCGTACTACCCCGCCAAGAACGCGACCTCGACCCTGTACACGCCCGACGACTTCTACAACAGCGTGATGCTGGGCTGCGCCGAGCTGGCGAACGGCGGCACCACCACCGTGCACAACTGGTCGCACAACACCCGCTCGCCGGCGCATGCCGATGCCGAGCTGCGCGCACACCAACACGCGCTGCTGCGCGCCCGCTACGCCTACGGCCACGTCGACAAGATGCCCGCCGACGAACTCAACCGCTACGACGACCTGGCCCGCGTGCGGCGCGAGTGGTTCGGCGAGCGTTCGCCGTTCGACGGGCTGGTGCACCTGGGGCTGAACCTGCGCGGCCCGCAGCAGAGCACCGACGCCGTGTTCCACGAAGAGATGAAGGCCGCCAAGGCCAGCGGATTGCCCGTTGCGATCCACGCGCCGCAGGAAGCCCCGAACAACGTCGATGCCGTCGACTACGAACGACGCGGCTACCTGGGCCCGGATTTCATGCTCGCGCACTACGTGCCCGCCAGCACGGCCGACCTGGCGGCCATGGCACGCACGAAAACGCCACTGTCCTTTGCCACGCACTCCGAACTTCGGCTCAGCAGCACCGGCGATGCGCGCGCCGCGCTCTTCGCGATGCGCAGCGCGGGCTTGACCATTTCGTTGTCGAGCGATGCGACCTCCATCGCACCGCCGGACATGTTCGAGGCCATGCGCTTCACCTGGAACCTGGGCGTGCCGTGGGCCGGCACGCCCAGCGCGCAGTCGAAGGCGATCGGCGTGCCCGAGGCGATCGAGATGGCGACCCTCAACGGCGCCATCGCCATGGGGCTGGGCGACGTCACCGGCTCGATCACCGAAGGCAAGCGCGCCGACCTCATCCTGGTGCGCACGCAGGACCTGAACATGGGCCCGGTCGGAGACCCCGAGACCGCCATCGTGCAAAGCGGCAGCGCCGCCAACGTCGACACCGTGATGGTCGACGGGCGGATCGTGAAGCGCAACGGGCGGCTGCTGGCCTACGATACGCGCGGCATCATGCGGCGCGCGCGGCAATCGGCGGACCGGATTCGCGCTGCGGCGAGCGAAGCCCTGAAGCCCTGA
- a CDS encoding sulfite exporter TauE/SafE family protein, with the protein MLDGALLGGAAALAGALNAVAGGGSFLTLPALAMVGVPLVSANATGTAALLPGYLAGAWALRKELSGPMSPSLLRLGVLSVLGGAAGAALLLSTSNHAFARIVPWLLLAATLLFAIGPGLVRRRLATADSHKPRGRWLADLGIVAVAVYGGYFNGGLGILLLAVLGALGHTDMGRMNGIKNFVSAILTLIAVAIYAASGAIVWTYALWMALGATVGGYAGGMLARRLKPEVVRGFVVLTGLAMTAAFLLKAY; encoded by the coding sequence CTGCTCGACGGGGCGCTGCTCGGCGGCGCCGCGGCCCTGGCCGGTGCGCTCAATGCCGTGGCGGGCGGCGGCAGTTTTCTCACGCTGCCGGCGCTCGCGATGGTCGGCGTGCCGCTGGTGTCGGCCAACGCCACCGGGACCGCCGCGCTGCTGCCGGGCTACCTGGCCGGTGCCTGGGCATTGCGCAAGGAACTGTCGGGCCCGATGTCGCCTTCGCTCCTGCGGTTGGGTGTGCTCTCGGTGCTCGGCGGCGCAGCTGGTGCGGCGCTGCTGCTGTCGACCTCGAACCATGCCTTTGCCCGCATCGTGCCGTGGCTTCTGCTGGCCGCGACGCTGCTCTTCGCGATCGGACCCGGCCTGGTGCGCCGTAGGCTCGCCACCGCCGACAGCCACAAGCCGCGAGGCCGGTGGCTCGCCGACCTGGGCATCGTCGCGGTCGCTGTCTATGGCGGCTACTTCAACGGCGGCCTCGGCATCCTTCTGCTCGCCGTGCTTGGCGCGCTGGGGCACACGGACATGGGGCGCATGAACGGCATCAAGAACTTCGTCTCCGCGATCCTGACGCTGATCGCCGTGGCGATCTACGCGGCCAGTGGTGCGATCGTCTGGACCTACGCGCTGTGGATGGCCCTGGGCGCCACGGTGGGTGGCTATGCCGGCGGCATGCTCGCACGGCGACTGAAGCCCGAGGTGGTGCGCGGCTTCGTCGTGTTGACGGGGTTGGCGATGACCGCGGCGTTTCTTCTCAAGGCGTACTGA
- a CDS encoding MFS transporter — protein sequence MHSSTSVISPVAGGARREAPITALEIGMFLVLLASYALNAMDRQIFPLIAADVRKEFGFSLADTGLLSTIFTLGMAVAGVPTGYLLARLSRKTVLQIGIAIFSLGTLLAAYSHGFADMIVYRAVTGIGEAMQLTVVIAIAASYFARYRATAVGAINFSFGIGAILGPLLGGQLIGVERDWRLPLIVFGVAGFAAMAIIALTVSKRMTENVAATGGRTDQRGATTLWNRNTALLTGMSVIGGLCIYGYLGMYPTFLREHLHYTPSDTGRVMSTFGFGVFASIFGGWLGDRFHPKLVLSASFVGTGLLGFLMFSGPTDMVVQSALSFAWGFVVSGVLYVNLAGYHIKAVHASLTSRATGVFVTTLYGAGAVAGFVIGGIASRFGWSTAGLVQITLLAAVGVGLTLLLHTDRMSLPARKP from the coding sequence GTGCATTCCTCAACCTCGGTCATTTCCCCGGTCGCCGGTGGCGCGCGCCGCGAGGCGCCCATCACCGCGCTGGAGATCGGCATGTTCCTGGTGCTGCTCGCCTCGTACGCGCTCAACGCGATGGACCGGCAGATCTTTCCGCTCATCGCTGCGGACGTGCGCAAGGAGTTCGGCTTCAGCCTGGCCGACACCGGCCTGCTGTCGACCATCTTCACGCTGGGCATGGCCGTGGCCGGCGTCCCGACGGGCTACCTGCTGGCACGGCTGTCGCGCAAGACGGTGCTGCAGATCGGCATTGCGATCTTCTCGCTGGGCACGCTGCTGGCGGCCTACTCGCACGGCTTCGCCGACATGATCGTCTACCGGGCCGTGACCGGCATCGGCGAAGCGATGCAACTGACGGTGGTGATCGCGATTGCCGCGAGCTACTTCGCGCGCTACCGCGCCACCGCCGTGGGCGCCATCAACTTCTCTTTCGGCATCGGCGCGATCCTGGGGCCGCTGCTCGGCGGCCAGCTGATCGGCGTCGAGCGCGACTGGCGCCTGCCGCTCATCGTGTTCGGCGTGGCGGGCTTCGCGGCCATGGCGATCATCGCGCTCACCGTGAGCAAGCGAATGACCGAGAACGTGGCGGCCACCGGCGGGCGCACCGACCAGCGCGGCGCCACGACCCTGTGGAACCGCAACACGGCCCTGCTGACCGGCATGAGCGTCATCGGCGGGCTCTGCATCTACGGCTACCTCGGCATGTACCCGACCTTCCTGCGCGAGCACCTGCACTACACGCCGTCGGACACCGGTCGGGTGATGAGCACCTTCGGTTTCGGCGTGTTCGCGTCGATCTTCGGCGGCTGGCTGGGCGACCGCTTCCATCCCAAGCTCGTGCTCTCGGCCAGCTTCGTGGGCACCGGCCTGCTGGGCTTCCTGATGTTCTCGGGCCCGACCGACATGGTGGTGCAGTCGGCGCTGTCCTTCGCGTGGGGCTTCGTGGTGAGCGGTGTGCTGTACGTGAACCTGGCGGGCTATCACATCAAGGCGGTGCATGCGTCGCTCACGAGCCGCGCCACGGGCGTGTTCGTCACCACGCTGTACGGCGCGGGTGCGGTCGCGGGCTTCGTCATCGGCGGCATCGCCTCGCGCTTCGGCTGGAGCACGGCCGGGCTGGTGCAGATCACGCTGCTGGCGGCGGTCGGGGTAGGGCTCACGCTGCTGCTGCACACCGACCGCATGTCGCTGCCGGCGCGCAAGCCGTGA
- a CDS encoding polysaccharide deacetylase family protein: MKPLERISYSSIADRPALKLPGGKRLAVWVIVNVEEWNIDETMPRTVLTPPAGGSPMPDIPNWAWHEYGNRVGFWRMLEVIDALGINATLAINGSAIGAYEPIAKAAKERQWEFIGHGFGQRNMQKVPDEVEDIAKTTEAIRAYTGKRPRGWLGPGLTETWHTPDILAEQGYEYVCDWVLDDQPVRLKTRDGGAIVNVPYTQECNDVAMMLIQHHKASEYRDRAIDQFEQLYADAKDSARVMALVVHPYIMGAPHRLRYFREALAHIQQHDDVAFMTGEQILDWYGAASTAGTAA, translated from the coding sequence ATGAAACCACTCGAACGCATCTCGTACTCGTCCATCGCGGACCGCCCCGCACTGAAGCTGCCCGGCGGCAAGCGGCTGGCCGTCTGGGTCATCGTCAACGTCGAGGAATGGAACATCGACGAGACCATGCCCCGCACCGTGCTGACGCCACCGGCCGGCGGCTCGCCGATGCCCGACATTCCGAACTGGGCCTGGCACGAATACGGCAACCGCGTCGGCTTCTGGCGCATGCTGGAAGTGATCGACGCGCTCGGCATCAACGCCACGCTCGCCATCAACGGGTCGGCCATCGGCGCCTACGAGCCCATCGCCAAGGCCGCGAAGGAGCGCCAGTGGGAATTCATCGGCCACGGCTTCGGGCAGCGCAACATGCAGAAGGTGCCCGACGAGGTCGAAGACATCGCCAAGACCACCGAGGCCATTCGCGCCTACACCGGCAAGCGCCCGCGCGGCTGGCTCGGCCCGGGGCTCACCGAAACGTGGCACACGCCCGACATCCTGGCCGAGCAGGGCTACGAGTACGTGTGCGACTGGGTGCTCGACGACCAACCCGTGCGGCTGAAGACGCGCGACGGCGGCGCCATCGTGAACGTGCCCTACACGCAGGAATGCAACGACGTGGCGATGATGCTGATCCAGCACCACAAGGCCAGCGAGTACCGCGACCGCGCCATCGACCAGTTCGAACAGCTCTACGCAGACGCGAAAGATTCGGCCCGCGTCATGGCGCTGGTGGTGCACCCGTACATCATGGGCGCGCCGCACCGCCTGCGCTACTTCCGCGAGGCGCTGGCGCACATCCAGCAACACGACGACGTCGCCTTCATGACCGGCGAGCAGATCCTCGACTGGTACGGCGCCGCCAGCACCGCAGGCACCGCGGCGTGA
- a CDS encoding fumarylacetoacetate hydrolase family protein translates to MSPQPTAERATDTRSDALQVQPISIDIVGSDQRFPVRRVYCVGRNYLAHIREMKEGDERDPPFFFQKPSDSVVTDGRVPYPTLTDDFQFEFELVVAIGSDASNVSPDTALGHVFGYAAGLDMTRRDRQRECNKRGLPWEQGKSFDHSAPCGPIHPVAKVGHIRSGTLNLSVNGAVRQDSVLEKMIWNVHEIVSELSKQYRLLPGDLIFTGTPEGVGPVQRGDKLTGRIDGLAPLQVEIV, encoded by the coding sequence ATGTCCCCCCAACCGACGGCCGAGCGCGCGACCGATACCCGTAGCGACGCCCTTCAAGTCCAGCCCATCTCCATCGACATCGTGGGCAGCGACCAGCGCTTTCCGGTGCGCCGCGTCTACTGCGTGGGCCGCAACTACCTGGCCCACATCCGGGAGATGAAGGAAGGCGACGAGCGCGATCCGCCGTTCTTCTTCCAGAAGCCGTCCGACTCCGTGGTGACCGACGGGCGCGTGCCCTACCCCACGCTGACGGACGACTTCCAGTTCGAGTTCGAACTCGTCGTGGCCATCGGCAGCGATGCATCGAACGTGTCGCCCGACACAGCGCTGGGCCACGTCTTTGGCTACGCCGCAGGCCTGGACATGACCCGGCGTGACCGCCAGCGCGAATGCAACAAGCGCGGCCTGCCGTGGGAACAGGGCAAGTCGTTCGACCACTCGGCGCCCTGCGGTCCGATCCATCCGGTGGCGAAGGTCGGGCACATCCGTTCGGGAACGCTGAACCTCTCGGTGAACGGCGCGGTGCGGCAAGACTCGGTGCTCGAGAAGATGATCTGGAACGTCCATGAAATCGTCAGCGAGCTCTCGAAGCAATACCGCCTGTTGCCCGGCGACCTGATCTTCACCGGCACGCCCGAAGGGGTCGGCCCGGTGCAACGCGGCGACAAGCTCACCGGCCGCATCGACGGGCTCGCCCCCCTGCAGGTCGAGATCGTCTGA
- a CDS encoding AraC family transcriptional regulator: MPPTPSPDEFVPPPRAGAARAAISNYTMAARAQRAYFGIHDQSNCLPNPVPHRHEYFQIYVNTRGETTHYIGGNQRAIGAGTVSFVLPFLVHYIPNAADGVFHVINISKDYLLPSLDLDVFELSEVPLSRAPELAPFRFQHCLDFRFDETETRQLQELCERMAQEAQRPPGEDTASHLLIRSHLLHLIGMVWRRYGEEFRNCEAQGLALQSYRPAVLRCIRHISRNLAQELNLADAAHASHVSPTHLAHLLKSETGKTFLELVTERRIERAKTLLVFTGASAAEIGESTGFGEPTQFARRFGQIVGATPSAYRRQFQRGGNRTWD; the protein is encoded by the coding sequence ATGCCACCCACGCCTTCCCCCGACGAATTCGTGCCGCCGCCCCGCGCCGGTGCCGCGCGTGCCGCCATCAGCAACTACACGATGGCGGCGCGGGCACAGCGCGCCTATTTCGGCATTCACGACCAGAGCAACTGCCTGCCGAATCCGGTGCCGCACCGGCACGAGTACTTCCAGATCTACGTCAACACGCGGGGCGAGACCACGCACTACATCGGCGGCAACCAGCGCGCCATCGGCGCCGGCACGGTGAGCTTCGTGCTGCCCTTCCTGGTTCACTACATCCCGAACGCAGCCGACGGCGTGTTCCATGTGATCAACATCAGCAAGGACTACCTGCTGCCGTCGCTGGATCTCGACGTGTTCGAGCTGTCGGAGGTGCCGCTTTCACGCGCGCCCGAGCTCGCGCCTTTCCGCTTCCAGCATTGCCTGGATTTCCGCTTCGACGAAACCGAGACCCGGCAGCTCCAGGAACTGTGCGAGCGCATGGCGCAGGAAGCGCAGCGGCCGCCCGGCGAAGACACCGCCAGCCACCTGCTGATTCGCAGCCATCTGCTCCACCTGATCGGCATGGTGTGGCGGCGCTATGGCGAGGAGTTTCGCAACTGCGAGGCGCAGGGGCTGGCCCTGCAGTCGTACCGGCCGGCGGTGCTGCGCTGCATCCGCCACATCAGCCGCAACCTCGCGCAAGAGTTGAACCTGGCGGACGCGGCGCATGCGAGCCATGTGTCGCCCACGCACCTGGCTCACCTGCTGAAGAGCGAAACGGGCAAGACCTTCCTCGAGTTGGTGACCGAACGCCGGATCGAGCGCGCCAAGACGCTGCTGGTCTTCACCGGCGCCTCTGCGGCGGAGATCGGTGAAAGCACCGGCTTCGGAGAGCCGACGCAATTCGCACGCCGTTTCGGACAGATCGTGGGGGCGACGCCTTCTGCGTACCGGCGGCAATTTCAGCGAGGAGGGAATCGGACGTGGGACTGA